One Mangifera indica cultivar Alphonso chromosome 4, CATAS_Mindica_2.1, whole genome shotgun sequence genomic region harbors:
- the LOC123214855 gene encoding auxin-induced protein 6B-like, producing MSNFNKIRHIVRIRQMLKRWRRKARMAASTAPSDVPAGHVAVCVGANCRRFIVRATYLNHPIFKKLLVQAEEEYGFSNVGPLTIPCDESMFEEILRVIDGTESRESGRYLSLEDFQRCCQMSMRDNVPLFSESGPLLDNESVC from the coding sequence ATGTCCAACTTCAACAAGATCCGTCACATTGTGAGGATTCGACAGATGTTAAAGCGGTGGCGTAGGAAGGCCCGTATGGCCGCCTCCACTGCGCCCTCCGATGTTCCTGCTGGCCACGTGGCGGTGTGTGTTGGGGCCAATTGCCGGAGGTTTATTGTGCGCGCCACCTACCTTAACCACCCAATCTTCAAGAAGCTGCTGGTGCAAGCGGAAGAAGAGTATGGGTTCAGCAACGTTGGCCCGTTGACCATCCCGTGTGATGAGTCAATGTTCGAAGAGATTCTCCGGGTCATTGACGGAACCGAATCACGTGAATCGGGTCGATACTTGAGTCTGGAGGATTTTCAGAGGTGTTGCCAGATGAGCATGAGGGATAACGTTCCATTATTCAGCGAATCAGGGCCGTTGCTTGATAATGAATCAGTATGTTAA
- the LOC123213277 gene encoding auxin-responsive protein SAUR50, which translates to MAIRKSHKLTQPAVLKQILKRCSSLGKKHGYDEDGLPDDVPKGHFAVYVGENRSRYIVPISFLTHPEFQCLLRQAEEEFGFDHDMGLTIPCEEVVFRSLTSTLR; encoded by the coding sequence ATGGCCATTAGAAAGTCACACAAGCTGACACAACCAGCAGTCCTGAAGCAAATTCTGAAGAGATGTTCAAGTTTAGGGAAGAAGCACGGGTACGACGAGGATGGGCTTCCAGATGACGTACCAAAAGGTCACTTTGCAGTTTATGTTGGTGAAAACAGAAGTAGATACATTGTTCCAATCTCATTCTTGACTCATCCTGAGTTTCAATGCTTACTTCGACAAGCTGAAGAAGAGTTTGGATTTGATCACGATATGGGCCTCACTATTCCTTGTGAAGAAGTTGTTTTTCGCTCTTTAACATCAACGCTTAGATGA
- the LOC123214274 gene encoding probable ribosome-binding factor A, chloroplastic: MMLHMLSFHNLHTCQPFLSFHWHAIKCMANPWRVKMVAKQITRELSPVVLTDKVLQFAVSPEAISGAGRYLSSLTTITISDVGVSADLQVVKVYVSVFGDDKREGHWNCWIEVKAKYAGMKLLLTPEIRFIEDESLERGSRVIAILDRIKAEKEISESRIGEQPESADLPEDDKDWEGDNVDEDIIYVK, translated from the exons ATGATGTTGCACATGCTCTCTTTCCACAATCTTCATACCTGCCAACCATTCCTCAGTTTCCATT GGCATGCAATTAAATGTATGGCGAATCCTTGGAGAGTGAAAATGGTG GCGAAACAAATAACGAGAGAATTATCCCCTGTGGTTTTAACTGATAAAGTGTTGCAGTTCGCAGTCTCGCCTGAAGCCATCTCAGGAGCCGGCCGCTATCTTTCTTCTCTTACCACTATTACTATTAGTGACGTTGGAGTCTCCGCTGA TTTGCAGGTGGTCAAAGTGTATGTTTCTGTTTTTGGAGATGATAAGAGGGAAGGACATTGGAATTGCTGGATTGAAGTCAAAGCTAAGTATGCGGGTATGAAGTTGCTGCTGACTCCTGAGATACGCTTTATTGAAGATGAATCTTTAGAGAGAGGAAGCAGG gtaaTTGCCATATTAGATAGGATTAAGGCTGAAAAAGAGATTTCAGAAAGTCGAATAGGGGAACAGCCTGAATCAGCTGATTTGCCTGAAGATGATAAAGATTGGGAGGGTGATAATGTTGATGAAGACATCATATATGTGAAATAG